In Primulina huaijiensis isolate GDHJ02 chromosome 6, ASM1229523v2, whole genome shotgun sequence, a single window of DNA contains:
- the LOC140978287 gene encoding hexokinase-1-like — MKEGMGKVAVGAAVIGAAAVVAVAALVVRQRMKSSGRWGRAMAIVKEFEEKCGTPEVKLKQVADAMTVEMHAGLASEGGSKLKMLISYVDNLPTGDEDGVFYALDLGGTNFRVLRVQLGGKDEGIVHQEFAEASIPPALMCGSSDALFDYIAEKLASFVAEEEQMFQQPPGRQRELGFTFSFPVMQNSINSGSLIRWTKGFSIDDAVGQDVVAELTKALQRKGVEMRVAALVNDTIGTLAGGRYTNKDVAVAVILGTGTNAAYVERAQAIPKWHGPLPKSGEMVINMEWGNFRSSHLPLSEYDIALDAESLNPSEQIFEKLISGMYLGEILRRVLLRMSEEAAFFGDEVPPKLKIPFILRTPEMSAMHQDTSSDLKVVGNKMKDMLEISTTSLKTRKVVVELCNIIATRGARLAAAGILGVLKKMGRDTPREGSEKTVIAMDGGLYEHYTEYRKCLENTLHELLGEETASSIVVEHSNDGSGIGAALLAASHSLYLEEASS; from the exons ATGAAGGAAGGAATGGGTAAAGTGGCGGTGGGTGCGGCGGTGATCGGTGCTGCTGCGGTTGTCGCGGTGGCGGCTTTGGTGGTGCGGCAGAGGATGAAAAGTTCTGGGAGGTGGGGTCGGGCGATGGCTATTGTTAAGGAATTCGAGGAGAAGTGTGGGACGCCGGAGGTGAAGCTGAAACAGGTGGCGGATGCTATGACGGTGGAGATGCACGCCGGATTGGCATCTGAAGGAGGGAGCAAGCTTAAGATGCTTATTAGCTATGTTGATAACCTTCCCACTGG TGATGAGGATGGAGTCTTTTATGCACTTGACCTTGGTGGAACGAACTTCCGTGTCTTGCGAGTCCAATTGGGAGGCAAAGACGAAGGTATCGTTCATCAAGAATTTGCAGAGGCATCAATTCCCCCAGCTTTGATGTGTGGGAGCTCAGAT GCACTTTTTGATTATATTGCTGAAAAACTTGCGAGTTTTGTTGCTGAAGAAGAACAAATGTTTCAACAACCTCCCGGTAGGCAAAGGGAACTAGGTTTCACTTTCTCATTCCCCGTGAtgcaaaattcaataaattctGGAAGCCTTATTAGGTGGACAAAGGGCTTCTCTATTGATGACGCC GTTGGCCAAGATGTGGTAGCTGAACTGACAAAAGCCTTACAAAGGAAGGGTGTTGAAATGCGAGTTGCAGCACTG GTTAACGATACCATCGGAACATTAGCTGGAGGAAGGTACACCAACAAGGATGTTGCCGTTGCTGTGATATTGGGTACAGGAACTAATGCAGCTTATGTGGAACGTGCTCAAGCAATACCAAAGTGGCACGGTCCACTGCCTAAATCTGGAGAAATG GTTATAAATATGGAGTGGGGTAACTTCAGGTCGTCACATCTTCCACTGAGCGAGTATGACATTGCATTGGACGCAGAAAGTTTGAATCCTAGCGAGCAG ATATTTGAGAAGCTGATATCTGGCATGTACCTGGGAGAAATTTTACGTAGAGTCCTACTCAGGATGAGTGAGGAGGCGGCCTTCTTTGGTGACGAAGTTCCTCCTAAACTTAAAATCCCTTTCATTCTAAG GACGCCTGAAATGTCAGCAATGCATCAGGACACGTCCTCTGATCTGAAAGTGGTTGGCAACAAAATGAAGGATATGTTagag ATATCCACTACTTCCTTGAAAACCAGAAAGGTCGTGGTGGAGCTCTGCAACATCATTGCCACACGTGGGGCACGTCTCGCTGCTGCTGGGATATTAGGCGTCTTGAAGAAAATGGGGCGGGATACTCCACGAGAAGGAAGCGAAAAAACAGTCATAGCCATGGATGGTGGACTATATGAGCACTACACCGAATACCGAAAGTGCTTAGAAAACACGCTGCATGAATTGCTTGGAGAGGAGACCGCATCAAGCATCGTGGTAGAGCACTCGAATGATGGTTCAGGTATCGGTGCTGCTCTTCTTGCCGCGTCCCACTCGCTCTATCTTGAAGAAGCATCTTCTTAA
- the LOC140978288 gene encoding lysM domain receptor-like kinase 3 isoform X2 produces the protein MTFFPFFTVLFTCQPVTLSPFFPAENYGSRKSSNPAFKPTPEQTLPVIQSMFDVLREDITFEGNGRNYIFIKKNCSCASGVKTYLTNTTFTVRENNGSVYNLVVEAYNGLAYIPSNFTRAARKGAVVSLKLLCGCSSGLWNYLMSYVMEDGDSVESLSSRFGVSMDGIEAVNGIVNPDNVTIGELYYIPLNSAPGELYLVNDDVPIPGPAPSVDNFAVGDQMDHKSHIPYWWIIGSLAVGLVLVVVVVLLFVCLKSSVYSGGSRGSHPKDSEGKNSHKFHVLRNSSFCCASGRSICGNSGNSKHHIGESSNQQINIPTVIGTSVFDVDKPIVFTYEEILSLTDGFSESNLLGHGTYGSVYYALLRNQEVAIKRMTATKTKEFVAEMKVLCKVHHSNLVELIGYAASVDELFLVYEYAQKGSLRNHLHDPQTKGHTSISWVTRVQIALDAARGLEYIHEHTKPHYVHRDIKTSNILLDSSFRAKISDFGLAKLVMKTHDDEESVTRVVGTYGYLAPEYLRDGHATSKSDVYAFGVVLFELISGKEAMTRSSERRSLVSIVVAALRNAPDSMSMSSLKDHIDPHLMDLYPHDCLFKMAMLAKQCVDEDPILRPDMKQLVISLSQILLTSVEWEATLAGNSQIFSGLVLGR, from the exons ATGACTTTCTTCCCTTTTTTCACTGTTCTGTTCACTTGCCAGCCAGTAACTCTATCTCCTTTTTTCCCTGCGGAAAA CTATGGCTCAAGAAAGAGCTCAAATCCTG CCTTCAAGCCCACGCCAGAGCAAACACTTCCTGTGATTCAAAGTATGTTCGATGTTTTACGAGAGGACATTACGTTTGAAGGGAATGGTAGGAattacattttcataaaaaagaaCTGTTCTTGCGCCTCAGGAGTGAAGACTTACTTGACAAATACTACTTTTACCGTGAGGGAGAATAATGGATCTGTCTATAATTTGGTTGTGGAGGCTTACAACGGGTTGGCTTATATTCCTTCAAATTTCACTAGAGCAGCTAGAAAAGGTGCAGTGGTGTCACTTAAGCTCTTGTGTGGTTGCTCCAGTGGGCTGTGGAATTATTTGATGAGTTATGTGATGGAAGATGGGGATAGTGTGGAGTCCTTGTCTAGCAGATTTGGGGTTAGTATGGATGGTATTGAGGCTGTAAATGGGATTGTTAATCCTGATAATGTGACCATTGGGGAACTTTATTATATACCACTGAATTCAG CTCCAGGAGAGCTTTAtctcgtaaatgatgatgtaccAATTCCTGGTCCAGCTCCATCTGTTGATAACTTTGCAG TTGGAGATCAGATGGATCACAAGTCTCACATACCTTATTGGTGGATCATTGGAAGTCTGGCTGTTGGATTGGTTCTGGTCGTTGTTGTGGTACTTCTTTTTGTTTGCTTGAAATCGTCTGTCTATTCTGGTGGATCCCGAGGAAGCCACCCAAAGGATTCCGAAGGGAAGAATTCTCACAAATTTCATGTTCTCCGAAACTCGAGTTTCTGCTGTGCTTCAGGGAGGTCCATCTGTGGCAACTCTGGGAATTCGAAACATCATATTGGGGAATCTAGCAACCAACAAATAAATATTCCTACAG TGATagggaccagtgtatttgacgTGGACAAGCCTATAGTTTTCACTTATGAGGAAATTCTGTCTTTGACAGACGGGTTTTCCGAGTCTAATCTTTTGGGACATGGAACATATGGCTCGGTGTATTATGCCCTTCTTCGAAACCAG GAAGTTGCTATCAAAAGAATGACTGCTACAAAAACTAAGGAATTTGTGGCAGAGATGAAAGTTCTGTGCAAAGTCCATCATTCAAATTTG GTAGAATTGATCGGTTATGCAGCTAGTGTTGATGAACTCTTTCTTGTATATGAGTATGCTCAAAAGGGTTCTCTCAGAAATCACTTGCATGATCCTCAGACTAAAG GTCATACATCGATATCTTGGGTCACAAGGGTTCAAATAGCACTTGATGCTGCCAGGGGCCTAGAGTACATACACGAGCACACAAAACCACATTATGTGCATCGAGATATCAAAACAAGCAACATTCTACTCGACAGCAGCTTCAGAGCAAAG ATTTCAGATTTTGGTTTGGCGAAACTTGTGATGAAAACTCACGACGATGAAGAGTCGGTCACGAGGGTTGTAGGAACTTACGGTTATCTTGCTCCAGA ATACTTGAGGGATGGCCATGCTACAAGCAAAAGCGACGTATATGCCTTTGGTGTGGTGCTTTTTGAATTGATATCCGGAAAGGAGGCTATGACAAGAAGTTCCGAAAGACGGTCATTAGTATCGATT GTAGTGGCCGCTCTGAGGAATGCACCTGACTCCATGAGTATGTCAAGCTTGAAAGATCATATTGATCCTCATTTGATGGATTTGTATCCGCATGATTGTCTTTTCAAG ATGGCTATGCTAGCGAAGCAATGTGTGGACGAGGACCCCATTTTAAGACCGGACATGAAGCAACTGGTGATATCACTTTCACAGATCCTGCTGACCTCTGTCGAATGGGAAGCAACTCTCGCAGGAAATAGCCAAATATTTAGCGGCCTCGTTCTTGGAAGATAA
- the LOC140978288 gene encoding lysM domain receptor-like kinase 3 isoform X1, with the protein MAQERAQILVFCLLKLLFQELITSAAATPLNCTDTKRLCTSFLAFKPTPEQTLPVIQSMFDVLREDITFEGNGRNYIFIKKNCSCASGVKTYLTNTTFTVRENNGSVYNLVVEAYNGLAYIPSNFTRAARKGAVVSLKLLCGCSSGLWNYLMSYVMEDGDSVESLSSRFGVSMDGIEAVNGIVNPDNVTIGELYYIPLNSAPGELYLVNDDVPIPGPAPSVDNFAVGDQMDHKSHIPYWWIIGSLAVGLVLVVVVVLLFVCLKSSVYSGGSRGSHPKDSEGKNSHKFHVLRNSSFCCASGRSICGNSGNSKHHIGESSNQQINIPTVIGTSVFDVDKPIVFTYEEILSLTDGFSESNLLGHGTYGSVYYALLRNQEVAIKRMTATKTKEFVAEMKVLCKVHHSNLVELIGYAASVDELFLVYEYAQKGSLRNHLHDPQTKGHTSISWVTRVQIALDAARGLEYIHEHTKPHYVHRDIKTSNILLDSSFRAKISDFGLAKLVMKTHDDEESVTRVVGTYGYLAPEYLRDGHATSKSDVYAFGVVLFELISGKEAMTRSSERRSLVSIVVAALRNAPDSMSMSSLKDHIDPHLMDLYPHDCLFKMAMLAKQCVDEDPILRPDMKQLVISLSQILLTSVEWEATLAGNSQIFSGLVLGR; encoded by the exons ATGGCTCAAGAAAGAGCTCAAATCCTGGTATTTTGTCTGCTTAAACTTTTGTTTCAAGAACTCATTACATCAGCGGCAGCAACTCCACTCAACTGTACAGACACTAAACGCCTATGCACCTCTTTTCTAGCCTTCAAGCCCACGCCAGAGCAAACACTTCCTGTGATTCAAAGTATGTTCGATGTTTTACGAGAGGACATTACGTTTGAAGGGAATGGTAGGAattacattttcataaaaaagaaCTGTTCTTGCGCCTCAGGAGTGAAGACTTACTTGACAAATACTACTTTTACCGTGAGGGAGAATAATGGATCTGTCTATAATTTGGTTGTGGAGGCTTACAACGGGTTGGCTTATATTCCTTCAAATTTCACTAGAGCAGCTAGAAAAGGTGCAGTGGTGTCACTTAAGCTCTTGTGTGGTTGCTCCAGTGGGCTGTGGAATTATTTGATGAGTTATGTGATGGAAGATGGGGATAGTGTGGAGTCCTTGTCTAGCAGATTTGGGGTTAGTATGGATGGTATTGAGGCTGTAAATGGGATTGTTAATCCTGATAATGTGACCATTGGGGAACTTTATTATATACCACTGAATTCAG CTCCAGGAGAGCTTTAtctcgtaaatgatgatgtaccAATTCCTGGTCCAGCTCCATCTGTTGATAACTTTGCAG TTGGAGATCAGATGGATCACAAGTCTCACATACCTTATTGGTGGATCATTGGAAGTCTGGCTGTTGGATTGGTTCTGGTCGTTGTTGTGGTACTTCTTTTTGTTTGCTTGAAATCGTCTGTCTATTCTGGTGGATCCCGAGGAAGCCACCCAAAGGATTCCGAAGGGAAGAATTCTCACAAATTTCATGTTCTCCGAAACTCGAGTTTCTGCTGTGCTTCAGGGAGGTCCATCTGTGGCAACTCTGGGAATTCGAAACATCATATTGGGGAATCTAGCAACCAACAAATAAATATTCCTACAG TGATagggaccagtgtatttgacgTGGACAAGCCTATAGTTTTCACTTATGAGGAAATTCTGTCTTTGACAGACGGGTTTTCCGAGTCTAATCTTTTGGGACATGGAACATATGGCTCGGTGTATTATGCCCTTCTTCGAAACCAG GAAGTTGCTATCAAAAGAATGACTGCTACAAAAACTAAGGAATTTGTGGCAGAGATGAAAGTTCTGTGCAAAGTCCATCATTCAAATTTG GTAGAATTGATCGGTTATGCAGCTAGTGTTGATGAACTCTTTCTTGTATATGAGTATGCTCAAAAGGGTTCTCTCAGAAATCACTTGCATGATCCTCAGACTAAAG GTCATACATCGATATCTTGGGTCACAAGGGTTCAAATAGCACTTGATGCTGCCAGGGGCCTAGAGTACATACACGAGCACACAAAACCACATTATGTGCATCGAGATATCAAAACAAGCAACATTCTACTCGACAGCAGCTTCAGAGCAAAG ATTTCAGATTTTGGTTTGGCGAAACTTGTGATGAAAACTCACGACGATGAAGAGTCGGTCACGAGGGTTGTAGGAACTTACGGTTATCTTGCTCCAGA ATACTTGAGGGATGGCCATGCTACAAGCAAAAGCGACGTATATGCCTTTGGTGTGGTGCTTTTTGAATTGATATCCGGAAAGGAGGCTATGACAAGAAGTTCCGAAAGACGGTCATTAGTATCGATT GTAGTGGCCGCTCTGAGGAATGCACCTGACTCCATGAGTATGTCAAGCTTGAAAGATCATATTGATCCTCATTTGATGGATTTGTATCCGCATGATTGTCTTTTCAAG ATGGCTATGCTAGCGAAGCAATGTGTGGACGAGGACCCCATTTTAAGACCGGACATGAAGCAACTGGTGATATCACTTTCACAGATCCTGCTGACCTCTGTCGAATGGGAAGCAACTCTCGCAGGAAATAGCCAAATATTTAGCGGCCTCGTTCTTGGAAGATAA